A stretch of the Gracilinanus agilis isolate LMUSP501 chromosome 4, AgileGrace, whole genome shotgun sequence genome encodes the following:
- the DEGS1 gene encoding sphingolipid delta(4)-desaturase DES1, producing the protein MGACVSRQDFEWVYTDQPHADRRREILAKYPEIKSLMKPNYNLIWIVILMVLAQLVAFYLVKDLDWKWVIFWAYAFGSCLSHSMTLAIHEISHNLAFGNYKALWNRWFGIFANLPFGIPYSVSFKRYHMDHHRYLGADGIDVDIPTDFEGWFFCTRFRKFIWVILQPLIYAFRPMCINPKPISYLEVINMLVQLSFDIFIYYFFGIKSLIYVFTGSVFGLGLHPIAGHFIAEHYMFLKGHETFSYYGPLNFFTFNVGYHNEHHDFPNIPGKNLPLVKKIAAEYYDTLPHYNSWIKVLYDFVMDDTISPYSRVKRHLKGQVKLD; encoded by the exons ATGGGGGCCTGTGTGTCGCGGCAGGACTTCGAGTGGGTCTATACGGATCAGCCTCACGCAGACCGTCGTCGGGAGATCCTAG CCAAATATCCAGAAATAAAATCTTTGATGAAACCAAATTACAACTTGATATGGATCGTAATTTTGATGGTCCTTGCACAGTTGGTTGCATTTTACTTAGTAAAAGACTTGGACTGGAAATGGGTTATATTCTGGGCTTATGCCTTTGGAAGCTGCCTTAGTCATTCAATGACTTTAGCTATTCATGAGATCTCTCACAACCTTGCATTTGGAAATTACAAGGCTCTTTGGAACCGGTGGTTTGGAATATTTGCAAATCTTCCTTTTGGCATTCCATACTCTGTTTCCTTCAAGAGGTACCACATGGATCATCATCGATACCTAGGAGCAGATGGCATCGATGTGGATATTCCTACTGATTTTGAAGGCTGGTTTTTCTGCACTCGTTTTAGGAAATTTATATGGGTTATTCTTCAGCCTCTTATTTATGCTTTTCGACCGATGTGCATCAACCCCAAACCGATTTCTTATTTGGAAGTTATCAATATGTTGGTTCAATTaagttttgacatttttatttactatttttttggAATCAAATCTCTTATCTACGTGTTTACTGGTTCAGTATTTGGTCTAGGTTTGCACCCAATTGCTGGACATTTCATAGCTGAACATTACATGTTTCTAAAAGGGCATGAGACTTTTTCCTATTATGGACCTCTTAATTTCTTTACCTTCAATGTAGGTTATCATAATGAACATCATGACTTTCCCAACATTCCTGGAAAGAACCTTCCATTG GTGAAAAAAATAGCAGCAGAATATTATGACACCTTGCCCCACTACAACTCCTGGATAAAAGTGCTCTATGATTTTGTGATGGATGATACTATCAGTCCCTATTCTAGAGTGAAGAGACATCTGAAGGGGCAAGTGAAACTGGATTAA